One stretch of Penaeus vannamei isolate JL-2024 chromosome 7, ASM4276789v1, whole genome shotgun sequence DNA includes these proteins:
- the LOC138862121 gene encoding nucleolar protein 58-like, with translation MGNIAYSESEVKKCDTKAGDRGHLLRKAVQAKVIRSTENGVVTWNMRSKKEESNLRRCERVGSQEEPKQQVRNKTTSKNQNDKQEPKQQARTKTTSKNQSNKQETKDKQQARTKSTSKNQNYKQETKQQRRNKTTSKNQNDKQEPKQQARTKTTSKNQINKQEPKLQARTKSTNKNQNNKQDPRNLNLLQRISISQIKETECNTNEARGYYNKH, from the exons ATGGGCAACATTGCTTACAGTGAGAGTGAAGTGAAGAAATGCGACACGAAAGCAGGAGACCGGGGACATCTACTTCGAAAAGCAGTGCAAGCAAAAGTGATAAGATCTACAGAGAATGGAGTAGTGACATGGAATATGAGAAGCAAGAAAGAGGAGAGCAATTTGAGACGGTGCGAGCGTGTGGGAAGCCAG gaagaaccaaagcaacaagtaagaaacaaaacaacaagcaAGAACCAAAACGACAAGCAAGAACCAAAGCAACAAGCAAGAACCAAAACGACAAGCAAGAACCAAAGTAACAagcaagaaacaaaagacaagcaACAAGCAAGAACCAAATCAACAAGCAAGAACCAAAACTACAAGCAAGAAACAAagcaacaaagaagaaacaaaacaacaagcaAGAACCAAAACGACAAGCAAGAACCAAAGCAACAAGCAAGAACCAAAACGACAAGCAAGAACCAAATCAACAAGCAAGAACCAAAACTACAAGCAAGAACCAAATCAACAAACAAGAACCAAAACAACAAGCAAGATCCGCGAAACCTAAATTTATTGCAGAGAATTTCGATATCACAAATAAAGGAAACGGAGTGCAACACTAACGAGGCAAGAGGTTATTACAATAAACATTGA